The sequence below is a genomic window from Leptotrichia trevisanii DSM 22070.
CTGGTGCATATATTTTATTTCCAAAAAGATTAAACGAAAAATCATATCTTGGTATAAGAAAAATATTTATCCATGCTAACAAGATAACTTGAGCTATAAAATTCCACCATGTTCTATTTCTGAAAAAATAAAATACTAAAACCATCATAATTCCGTATTCTAAATAATCACTACCTATAAGACGTGTAATAAACATGGCCATAATACCTATAACAATTTTTCCAAAAATTTTTGCTATTATGGGCATACTCTTTTTTTTAATTTTTTCAAGCAAAACTAGCATATATAAAGCAATCCCAAAACTCCATAAGACATTCTTATATGGTAAAAATATCGACGGACTCCCAAATACAGAAGTACTTACAAACAGATTAAAAGGAATTTCTGAAATAGCAGCAAAAATAAAGATACGTTTTAAATATTTATTTCTATTCTTCGTTTTACAAAATCCCTCTACAAGCATAAAGGCAAATATAGGAAAGGCAAATCTGCCCAAAAGATGCATCCATATCTGATTCTGATTAACAAAAAATGCATTCCACAAATGATCTAATATCATAAATAAAATAGCTAAAACATGTAGCGTGAAAGAATCTATCCC
It includes:
- a CDS encoding TraX family protein produces the protein MNQKNIFLKGIDSFTLHVLAILFMILDHLWNAFFVNQNQIWMHLLGRFAFPIFAFMLVEGFCKTKNRNKYLKRIFIFAAISEIPFNLFVSTSVFGSPSIFLPYKNVLWSFGIALYMLVLLEKIKKKSMPIIAKIFGKIVIGIMAMFITRLIGSDYLEYGIMMVLVFYFFRNRTWWNFIAQVILLAWINIFLIPRYDFSFNLFGNKIYAPVQSFAIFSLVFIWLYNGKQGIHNKITKYMFYSFYPLHLLLIVIIYIFFKKYIIY